The sequence atgcacacactcacacatacttTATATATGCACGCATACTGATATGCCATCTCTTTATTTTGattatgtttttgttcatatatctgtgtgtgatgaatttAAATGTAAGCCTGCAAAATGTCCTCACCCTGTCAGGTATGCAGCGACAATCGAGAAAATCGACTATGACAAAGAGCGCGTCCTGATCCACTACCGGCAGTGGAGCCGTCGCCATGACGAATGGTTCCATTGGAGCTCGCCGTACTTGCGGCCGCTGGAGAGGGTCAGTTTGAGGAGGCAGGGACGCAATCCTCCATCTTCACAACCGGTACGACTGAATGTGATTGACTGACAGACTGGTAACAATTTGTTAGACGTTAGCATCCAGGCAGGACAACCTTTGTTTAATTAGATGAGGTTCTTGTGGTGGACTTAAGTTTTAGCTCTGTCTTTTTGTCCAAGGGTTTTGTGTCTGGTACGAAGGTTCTGGCCTGTTGGACGGACTGCCGTTTCTATCCAGCCAAAATCCTCAGCGTCAACAGAGACGGTGAGGATcccttttttcatttctgtagGAGCCTTTGACTGGCCATTCTCacttttatttacctttttcCAAAATGGAATGCAATATGAAATTAGATGTCACACATCCtcaaatatcaataaaaataataaatcgtGTTACAGCCCAAAAGGAAAAACAGCGTTCACTAAGcctgggtgtgtgcgtgtgtgtgtgtctgtctgtcagactCCTACACAGTGCGTTTCTTTGACGGCGTTGTTCGAACAGTGAAGCCCACCAAGGTGAAACCGTTCAGAGAGGTAAGAACTGCTGCCCTCCCATTGGTTCTCACCTACctggccaatcagagctctTATAGATGTTAAATGTTATCATTCGTCTGCAGAAGTCCGGGAGGGAGAAGAGTGCAGTTGGGAGTGAAGGATGGGAGGAAGGGGAAAGCGAGGAGGAGAATGGTGACGAAGGAGAGGCCAAGGTTGAGAAGGATGAGGAAATGGAGAAGGATGTGACGTTGGAAGACAAGGAAGTAGCTGAGGAAGGGGAtggggaagaggagaggaagaggaaggccaAACCTTCATCTTCCAGCCCATCTGCAAAGAGGAAACCTGATGACAGTAAGAACTCTACAGTGACCACTTAGCTAAGTTGAAAAGCATTGTGGGTAGGGTCAGCATCCTCATACGGCTTTGGTCTGCcttgctaatgctaatgaatCATTCCTGTTCCAGATCAAAGCAGCATTGCTCTGGATGAGCCAATCCCTGCTGACTCCACCCAGTCAGTCCTGCCTAACTCCGCCCATGTTGACAGAGGTAATATTAAAAACACTCAGCATTTTGTTGTCCTGAACCAAAAGCCTCATTTCAACCGATCAGATTTTGCAGCTGAgaattaacaaaaacaacaacaacaacaacccctcTATTACAGTTGTCCCCAACCTTTTTAACGCTACGAAATATCAAAAGACAACAGTGTTGCTATAGCAACATGCTGTATCTGATGTGTTGTTTCCGTCTTTGTTCTTGTCTTCATCTCAGATATTCTGTTGGAGCGTCAGGCCCACCTGCCTACCACTCACAAGTTCAGCAGAGAACCCTGTAGGAGCTCACACACCtgatgctgcacacacactccagtctTGCTTCACCTTCAACGCTGTATCTCACTGCACTCTCCTCTCAGTGTACAGAGTGATAAAGAACCAGCCTCCTCCCATCCTCTCCATCGAGTTGGACCACAATCCTTTCAAGTGTCCCGCTGCCGGCTGCACCAAGTCGTTCAGGAAGGCCAGTCTGCTGCATTACCACATCAAATACTACCACTCTGACCAGCAGCAAGGTGACGGTGACGAGCCGCAGCCTCACAGGTAGGATGACAGATCTGATTCCACAACACCTCACGAGAGGAAAgttgcattttgttttactgTGCCTTCTGCAGGAGGAAGCGCTCATCTTCTAAAGGCAGCGACTTCATGGCAGATGTGAAAAATGAGGAGCTGAGCGACGCCTATCACCTGGACGACACAGCGCACAGCACCATGGGAGCAGGTAGTACAGCtgcatgtgaacatgtgtgtgagtcATCCACATATTAACAGAATATTTTTCACCCGTCTGTAAGAAGGATTGAAGAAAGATGGAGGGGAGAAGACGGGAGGACCCGACCGAAGGGACAGGAAGAATTTCCTGAGAGTCAaactaaagaagaagaaaaagaagaagaagaagaagaaaagtcagTCAGGTGAGACTTTTAGTCCAACTGAGGGCTGGAAAACTCGCAATGATTCTTCATCTGTGTCGGCTCCAAACGTCTTATTTGTACAGTTACGTTCTTTGTGTCAGGATTTGGGAGCAGTGATGACGAGAACCCAGACCAACCTCCGATCACCTTGAAGCTGTCCACTGAGCATCACAGCACGCTCACACAAGGTgggggacacacacaaacactcacacacgcactcTGTTTTCCTAGTGATGTGAAAACACTGACATGAAGAACTCTGATCCTCGTTCCTCTCTCAGTGGACGACGGCAGCGACTGGTCGACGCTGACAGCAGAGAGCGGCGAGGACACATCCTCTTGGCCTGTCGCCATGGACGCAGAGGATTGTGaggtggtgaggtgtgtgtgcgaAGTGGACGAGGAGAATGACTTCATGatccaggtgagacacaccCACAGCCGTTCATCAGCAGAGCAGTAACTGTCGACC is a genomic window of Antennarius striatus isolate MH-2024 chromosome 2, ASM4005453v1, whole genome shotgun sequence containing:
- the LOC137606412 gene encoding PHD finger protein 20-like isoform X5; its protein translation is MKTPPERSGIIFEVGAQLEARDCHKSWYAATIEKIDYDKERVLIHYRQWSRRHDEWFHWSSPYLRPLERVSLRRQGRNPPSSQPGFVSGTKVLACWTDCRFYPAKILSVNRDDSYTVRFFDGVVRTVKPTKVKPFREKSGREKSAVGSEGWEEGESEEENGDEGEAKVEKDEEMEKDVTLEDKEVAEEGDGEEERKRKAKPSSSSPSAKRKPDDNQSSIALDEPIPADSTQSVLPNSAHVDRDILLERQAHLPTTHKFSREPLYRVIKNQPPPILSIELDHNPFKCPAAGCTKSFRKASLLHYHIKYYHSDQQQGDGDEPQPHRRKRSSSKGSDFMADVKNEELSDAYHLDDTAHSTMGAEGLKKDGGEKTGGPDRRDRKNFLRVKLKKKKKKKKKKKSQSVTFFVSGFGSSDDENPDQPPITLKLSTEHHSTLTQVDDGSDWSTLTAESGEDTSSWPVAMDAEDCEVVRCVCEVDEENDFMIQCESCLCWQHGTCMGLYEDNVPINYICYCCRHTAGWRRAQRYLSEPDLLISGHMFGLSCVKENYSEINSSKISHTNRLLAHIHGLSQVLGGLQLQISLLHSPSHPDLQLWRLPWRQEEDPRLTSCPRGESPLCYVSSEHCYQKPGASWEKSEEEVKSGMKEEQTEVQPEGLTQADETTCRLMETHTPCIKKENHTHTDGGECTHTLTETQELHSASEVECQLNLLDHIESLHHQISTRMDLIEKELDGTVAFPGPSPFSHSFEC
- the LOC137606412 gene encoding PHD finger protein 20-like isoform X1; translation: MKTPPERSGIIFEVGAQLEARDCHKSWYAATIEKIDYDKERVLIHYRQWSRRHDEWFHWSSPYLRPLERVSLRRQGRNPPSSQPGFVSGTKVLACWTDCRFYPAKILSVNRDDSYTVRFFDGVVRTVKPTKVKPFREKSGREKSAVGSEGWEEGESEEENGDEGEAKVEKDEEMEKDVTLEDKEVAEEGDGEEERKRKAKPSSSSPSAKRKPDDNQSSIALDEPIPADSTQSVLPNSAHVDRDILLERQAHLPTTHKFSREPLYRVIKNQPPPILSIELDHNPFKCPAAGCTKSFRKASLLHYHIKYYHSDQQQGDGDEPQPHRRKRSSSKGSDFMADVKNEELSDAYHLDDTAHSTMGAEGLKKDGGEKTGGPDRRDRKNFLRVKLKKKKKKKKKKKSQSVTFFVSGFGSSDDENPDQPPITLKLSTEHHSTLTQVDDGSDWSTLTAESGEDTSSWPVAMDAEDCEVVRCVCEVDEENDFMIQCESCLCWQHGTCMGLYEDNVPINYICYCCRHTAGWRRAQRYLSEPDLLISGHMFGLSCVKENYSEINSSKISHTNRLLAHIHGLSQVLGGLQLQISLLHSPSHPDLQLWRLPWRQEEDPRLTSCPRGESPLCYVSSEHCYQKPGASWEKSEEEVKSGMKEEQTEVQPEGLTQADETTCRLMETHTPCIKKENHTHTDGGECTHTLTETQELHSASEVECQLNLLDHIESLHHQISTRMDLIEKELDVLESWLDHSGELEPPDPLSRLPQLKQRIRRLLQDLCTVRRLSIWR
- the LOC137606412 gene encoding PHD finger protein 20-like isoform X3 encodes the protein MKTPPERSGIIFEVGAQLEARDCHKSWYAATIEKIDYDKERVLIHYRQWSRRHDEWFHWSSPYLRPLERVSLRRQGRNPPSSQPGFVSGTKVLACWTDCRFYPAKILSVNRDDSYTVRFFDGVVRTVKPTKVKPFREKSGREKSAVGSEGWEEGESEEENGDEGEAKVEKDEEMEKDVTLEDKEVAEEGDGEEERKRKAKPSSSSPSAKRKPDDNQSSIALDEPIPADSTQSVLPNSAHVDRDILLERQAHLPTTHKFSREPLYRVIKNQPPPILSIELDHNPFKCPAAGCTKSFRKASLLHYHIKYYHSDQQQGDGDEPQPHRRKRSSSKGSDFMADVKNEELSDAYHLDDTAHSTMGAEGLKKDGGEKTGGPDRRDRKNFLRVKLKKKKKKKKKKKSQSGFGSSDDENPDQPPITLKLSTEHHSTLTQVDDGSDWSTLTAESGEDTSSWPVAMDAEDCEVVRCVCEVDEENDFMIQCESCLCWQHGTCMGLYEDNVPINYICYCCRHTAGWRRAQRYLSEPDLLISGHMFGLSCVKENYSEINSSKISHTNRLLAHIHGLSQVLGGLQLQISLLHSPSHPDLQLWRLPWRQEEDPRLTSCPRGESPLCYVSSEHCYQKPGASWEKSEEEVKSGMKEEQTEVQPEGLTQADETTCRLMETHTPCIKKENHTHTDGGECTHTLTETQELHSASEVECQLNLLDHIESLHHQISTRMDLIEKELDVLESWLDHSGELEPPDPLSRLPQLKQRIRRLLQDLCTVRRLSIWR
- the LOC137606412 gene encoding PHD finger protein 20-like isoform X2 — its product is MKTPPERSGIIFEVGAQLEARDCHKSWYAATIEKIDYDKERVLIHYRQWSRRHDEWFHWSSPYLRPLERVSLRRQGRNPPSSQPGFVSGTKVLACWTDCRFYPAKILSVNRDDSYTVRFFDGVVRTVKPTKVKPFREKSGREKSAVGSEGWEEGESEEENGDEGEAKVEKDEEMEKDVTLEDKEVAEEGDGEEERKRKAKPSSSSPSAKRKPDDNQSSIALDEPIPADSTQSVLPNSAHVDRDILLERQAHLPTTHKFSREPLYRVIKNQPPPILSIELDHNPFKCPAAGCTKSFRKASLLHYHIKYYHSDQQQGDGDEPQPHRRKRSSSKGSDFMADVKNEELSDAYHLDDTAHSTMGAGLKKDGGEKTGGPDRRDRKNFLRVKLKKKKKKKKKKKSQSVTFFVSGFGSSDDENPDQPPITLKLSTEHHSTLTQVDDGSDWSTLTAESGEDTSSWPVAMDAEDCEVVRCVCEVDEENDFMIQCESCLCWQHGTCMGLYEDNVPINYICYCCRHTAGWRRAQRYLSEPDLLISGHMFGLSCVKENYSEINSSKISHTNRLLAHIHGLSQVLGGLQLQISLLHSPSHPDLQLWRLPWRQEEDPRLTSCPRGESPLCYVSSEHCYQKPGASWEKSEEEVKSGMKEEQTEVQPEGLTQADETTCRLMETHTPCIKKENHTHTDGGECTHTLTETQELHSASEVECQLNLLDHIESLHHQISTRMDLIEKELDVLESWLDHSGELEPPDPLSRLPQLKQRIRRLLQDLCTVRRLSIWR
- the LOC137606412 gene encoding PHD finger protein 20-like isoform X4; the encoded protein is MKTPPERSGIIFEVGAQLEARDCHKSWYAATIEKIDYDKERVLIHYRQWSRRHDEWFHWSSPYLRPLERVSLRRQGRNPPSSQPGFVSGTKVLACWTDCRFYPAKILSVNRDDSYTVRFFDGVVRTVKPTKVKPFREKSGREKSAVGSEGWEEGESEEENGDEGEAKVEKDEEMEKDVTLEDKEVAEEGDGEEERKRKAKPSSSSPSAKRKPDDNQSSIALDEPIPADSTQSVLPNSAHVDRDILLERQAHLPTTHKFSREPLYRVIKNQPPPILSIELDHNPFKCPAAGCTKSFRKASLLHYHIKYYHSDQQQGDGDEPQPHRRKRSSSKGSDFMADVKNEELSDAYHLDDTAHSTMGAGLKKDGGEKTGGPDRRDRKNFLRVKLKKKKKKKKKKKSQSGFGSSDDENPDQPPITLKLSTEHHSTLTQVDDGSDWSTLTAESGEDTSSWPVAMDAEDCEVVRCVCEVDEENDFMIQCESCLCWQHGTCMGLYEDNVPINYICYCCRHTAGWRRAQRYLSEPDLLISGHMFGLSCVKENYSEINSSKISHTNRLLAHIHGLSQVLGGLQLQISLLHSPSHPDLQLWRLPWRQEEDPRLTSCPRGESPLCYVSSEHCYQKPGASWEKSEEEVKSGMKEEQTEVQPEGLTQADETTCRLMETHTPCIKKENHTHTDGGECTHTLTETQELHSASEVECQLNLLDHIESLHHQISTRMDLIEKELDVLESWLDHSGELEPPDPLSRLPQLKQRIRRLLQDLCTVRRLSIWR